From the genome of Kitasatospora azatica KCTC 9699:
ACGGCGCCCAGGGCAGGCTGCTCGTCCAGGACTCCTGAGCCGATCGGGGCTCTTGGCAATCCGTACCTGCCTGCCACCGTCGAAGCCGGTTCCAACAGCCGCACATGGACCGTGCTCCGCGCAGGCGCGCAGACCAGGAGCAGAGAGGCGAAGCCGACTTCCTGGTGCTGCGCGCCGAGGTGTGACGGGTGGTCCGCTGCGCGGGACCCGGTGGGGGTGAGGGAGAGGGGCGGTTGCGGTCAGCCTCCGTGCGCGGTGAGTGTGTAGCCTTCGGGGCCCTCGAAGGAGAACATCGGCCCGAACGGGCTGTCCGCCATGGGGGTCAGGATCCTGACTCCGGCGGTGGTGAGCCGGTCGCGGAGCTGGTGGGCGTCCGCGGTCCGGAACCAGAGCACCACACCCAGGCCGGGCCGTGCGGTGTCGGCGAGGTCGACGCCCGGGAGGAGCTCGCGGACGGCGAACGGGGTCGGCTTGGTGTCGAACACGACCGCGTGGGGCGGCGAGACGGCGGCCCGGCGCAGGCCCAGGTGCTGCTCGCAGAAGGTCGCTGCTGCTTGCACGTCGCGCACTTGCAGGGCGACGAAGTCGGGGCCGTCGATGGTGGCAGGCATGGGTATCCCTCGATCCTTGATGTCAGAACTTTGACATAGCGGAGACTAGGATCCCGAGAAACCTATGTCAAAATGCTGACATGATGGAGAGCCCGTTGGCCGAGCCGCCGCACCCCGCCAAAGACGTCACCCAACACGTGGGCTACATGCTCAAACGCGCCCAGGCCGCGCTGCGCAGCGCCATGGACAAGGTCCTGCGCGAGCACGGAATGACCGTGCCGCAGTACGCCACTCTCGAACTCCTGGCCCTGCACCCCGGCATGTCCAACGCCGACCTCGCCCGCGCGACCTTCGTCACCCGGCAGTCCGGAAACGTCGTCCTGCGTGGCCTGCAGGAAGCGGGACTGATCACCCGCCCCGCCACCGCCGACCACGGCCGAGCCCGGCCCGCCCACCTCACCGAGGAAGGCCACACACGCCTGGCCGCGGTCCAAGCCGCCGTCTACGCCATCGAAGAGCGCATGGTGGAGGCGATCCCGCCACAGCGCATGGCCGCGCTGCTCACTGACCTCGACCGCATCGCGGCAG
Proteins encoded in this window:
- a CDS encoding VOC family protein, producing the protein MPATIDGPDFVALQVRDVQAAATFCEQHLGLRRAAVSPPHAVVFDTKPTPFAVRELLPGVDLADTARPGLGVVLWFRTADAHQLRDRLTTAGVRILTPMADSPFGPMFSFEGPEGYTLTAHGG
- a CDS encoding MarR family winged helix-turn-helix transcriptional regulator, whose protein sequence is MMESPLAEPPHPAKDVTQHVGYMLKRAQAALRSAMDKVLREHGMTVPQYATLELLALHPGMSNADLARATFVTRQSGNVVLRGLQEAGLITRPATADHGRARPAHLTEEGHTRLAAVQAAVYAIEERMVEAIPPQRMAALLTDLDRIAAALEK